Proteins from a single region of Diorhabda sublineata isolate icDioSubl1.1 chromosome 2, icDioSubl1.1, whole genome shotgun sequence:
- the LOC130453428 gene encoding UV radiation resistance-associated gene protein isoform X1 — MICVRSNVIILDVMNFSAQEFMFERQRIRQWVPLITQQYRLRHVYQIIGINLGDNGVGRFYYTLHLTTMCAPFYTSEEVTNPNPKWTELNPKDIPNLSASCIALRIWQHSKNGADRILVTWGINFSGLCYIGNKISDIQPYFFKKNTVIFCMQGGFYTSHQVIRTDLQKPIPFLNNINLIDTSNNKVIYKRVAIKACSQDVQHSYSVDKLRYLQQLQMQIRNIEADVQNIRDKINVLNSTATRDKDVPHHSTTLANVRYAPQLLTMNSLNKMLQQKPTYVQKQEMAKISKELEIGKFKIKLLSQERDKKTVIIRTLKQRFMDLLENNEERNSDLMENYHKLSRGSEKLKEYKKNILHHREIYSTIYCQLQQRRRQLLKELLFIFPIEKNSEDKYTIMGITLPNSDLLADSTDSGLSVALGYIAHILIMCSTFLQVPIRYPITHYGSRSYITDNVSPSLSDKERHFPLYTRGKEKIHFTYAVYLLNKNIAQFRWLFYMNTVELKATLYNLLTFLQNPREIKIDASSSSLKQYEIRPVKKLDIDQVVSLRSFNSISNVSDPLLDCIRLENRLKTSQSPSRIEKKSGGKKCGECGKGLSEILAVPEAYLNKQISSESFRNFMMKGRGLEPNTVCCDSSGAIKITSGKEIPVDSSKQVSIEQGQDPLASTSLPIFGATDSNLRNELNSCKSYTNNRISRSVGSYSDDDAGLVLKTNFEVGSEPVLNINSKENQEKAENRKDRKEIWLESYSGFEETLSRTASYEKSPLTTRTNALRTSTTFNLVKPK, encoded by the exons ATGATATGTGTTCGTAgtaatgttattattttagaTGTCATGAATTTTTCTGCACAGGAATTTATGTTTGAAAGACAGCGGATACGACAATGGGTTCCCCTTATTACACAGCag TATCGTTTGAGACATGTCTATCAAATAATTGGGATAAACTTGGGAGACAATGGAGTAGGTAGGTTTTACTATACCCTCCATTTGACGACAATGTGCGCGCCTTTTTATACAAGTGAAGAAGTTACTAATCCAAATCCTAAATGGACGGAATTAAACCCAAAAGACATCCCAAACCTCTCAGCTTCTTGTATAGCTTTAAGGATATGGCAGCACAGTAAAAATGGTGCAGATCGGATTTTAGTAACATGGGGCATTAATTTCTCAGGCCTTTGTTATATCGGAAATAAAATTTCGGATATACAGccatatttctttaaaaaaaatactgtgatATTTTGTATGCAAGGAGGATTCTATACTAGTCACCAAGTTATAAGAACAGACTTACAAAAACCTAtaccatttttaaataacattaatCTCATAGATACTTCTAATAATAAGGTTATCTATAAGAGAGTAGCTATTAAGGCTTGCAGTCAAGATGTGCAACATAGTTATAGTGTGGATAAATTAAGATATTTGCAGCAGCTACAAATGCAGATAAGAAATATAGAAGCTGACGTTCAGAACATTAGAGATAAAATTAATGTCCTAAATTCTACAGCCACCAGGGACAAGGATGTTCCTCATCATTCTACAACTTTAGCAAATGTTAGATACGCCCCACAATTATTAACTATGAATTCTTTGAATAAAATGTTACAG caaAAACCAACATATGTACAGAAGCAAGAAATGGCAAAAATTAGTAAAGAACTGGAAataggaaaattcaaaataaaactacttTCTCAAGAAAGAGACAAAAAAACTGTGATAATTAGAACACTAAAACAAAGATTCATGGATTTATTAGAGAACAATGAAGAGAGAA attctGATTTGATGGAAAATTACCACAAGCTGAGCAGAGGTTCTGAGAAActgaaagaatataaaaaaaacattctacATCATAGAGAGATTTATTCAACTATTTATTGCCAGCTTCAACAGAGACGAAGACAATTATTGAAAGaattactatttatatttccaATAGAGAAGAATTCTGAAGACAAGTACACCATCATGGGAATTACACTGCCGAATTCCGATTTATTAGCTG attcTACTGATAGTGGGCTCTCTGTTGCTCTAGGCTATATAGCTCACATTCTAATAATGTGTTCAACCTTTCTTCAAGTACCGATTAGGTATCCCATAACCCACTATGGTTCCAGATCATACATAACTGATAACGTTTCACCTTCACTTTCAGATAAAGAAAGACA ttttccttTATATACGAGgggtaaagaaaaaattcatttcactTATGCTGTTTACCTGCTCAATAAGAATATCGCTCAGTTCCGTTGGTTATTTTATATGAACACAGTAGAACTCAAAGCGACTCTCTATAATCTCTTAACGTTCCTACAGAACcctagagaaataaaaatagatgcttcttcttcttctttgaaGCAATACGAGATACGACCAGTAAAGAAGTTAGACATTGATCAAGTGGTTAGTCTACGTAGTTTTAATTCTATCTCGAACGTATCCGATCCGCTTTTAGATTGTATAAGATTggaaaatcgattaaaaacgTCCCAAAGTCCTAGTAGGATAGAAAAGAAATCTGGTGGGAAAAAATGCGGAGAATGCGGTAAAGGTCTGAGTGAAATCCTTGCTGTACCAGAAGCTTATTTAAACAAGCAGATCAGCTCGGAATCTTTcagaaattttatgatgaaAGGAAGAGGATTGGAACCAAATACAGTTTGTTGTG atagTAGTGGAGCAATAAAGATAACCAGTGGTAAAGAAATTCCTGTAGATTCTTCAAAACAAGTTTCGATAGAACAAGGTCAAGATCCTTTGGCATCTACTTCTTTACCTATATTCGGAGCTACCGATAGTAATTTGAGAAATGAATTGAATAGTTGCAAAAGTTATACTAATAACAGAATCAGTCGATCTGTCGGTTCCTATTCGGATGACGACGCcggtttagttttgaaaacaaattttgaagtCGGTTCAGAACCGGTACTAAACATTAATTCCaaagaaaatcaagaaaaagcAGAAAATAGGAAAGATCGAAAAGAAATTTGGTTAGAAAGTTATTCTGGCTTTGAAGAAACGTTATCAAGAACTGCGAGTTATGAGAAAAGTCCTTTGACGACTAGAACGAACGCTTTGCGTACAAGTACTACATTCAATTTGGTCAAACCAAAATaa
- the LOC130453428 gene encoding UV radiation resistance-associated gene protein isoform X2: MNFSAQEFMFERQRIRQWVPLITQQYRLRHVYQIIGINLGDNGVGRFYYTLHLTTMCAPFYTSEEVTNPNPKWTELNPKDIPNLSASCIALRIWQHSKNGADRILVTWGINFSGLCYIGNKISDIQPYFFKKNTVIFCMQGGFYTSHQVIRTDLQKPIPFLNNINLIDTSNNKVIYKRVAIKACSQDVQHSYSVDKLRYLQQLQMQIRNIEADVQNIRDKINVLNSTATRDKDVPHHSTTLANVRYAPQLLTMNSLNKMLQQKPTYVQKQEMAKISKELEIGKFKIKLLSQERDKKTVIIRTLKQRFMDLLENNEERNSDLMENYHKLSRGSEKLKEYKKNILHHREIYSTIYCQLQQRRRQLLKELLFIFPIEKNSEDKYTIMGITLPNSDLLADSTDSGLSVALGYIAHILIMCSTFLQVPIRYPITHYGSRSYITDNVSPSLSDKERHFPLYTRGKEKIHFTYAVYLLNKNIAQFRWLFYMNTVELKATLYNLLTFLQNPREIKIDASSSSLKQYEIRPVKKLDIDQVVSLRSFNSISNVSDPLLDCIRLENRLKTSQSPSRIEKKSGGKKCGECGKGLSEILAVPEAYLNKQISSESFRNFMMKGRGLEPNTVCCDSSGAIKITSGKEIPVDSSKQVSIEQGQDPLASTSLPIFGATDSNLRNELNSCKSYTNNRISRSVGSYSDDDAGLVLKTNFEVGSEPVLNINSKENQEKAENRKDRKEIWLESYSGFEETLSRTASYEKSPLTTRTNALRTSTTFNLVKPK; this comes from the exons ATGAATTTTTCTGCACAGGAATTTATGTTTGAAAGACAGCGGATACGACAATGGGTTCCCCTTATTACACAGCag TATCGTTTGAGACATGTCTATCAAATAATTGGGATAAACTTGGGAGACAATGGAGTAGGTAGGTTTTACTATACCCTCCATTTGACGACAATGTGCGCGCCTTTTTATACAAGTGAAGAAGTTACTAATCCAAATCCTAAATGGACGGAATTAAACCCAAAAGACATCCCAAACCTCTCAGCTTCTTGTATAGCTTTAAGGATATGGCAGCACAGTAAAAATGGTGCAGATCGGATTTTAGTAACATGGGGCATTAATTTCTCAGGCCTTTGTTATATCGGAAATAAAATTTCGGATATACAGccatatttctttaaaaaaaatactgtgatATTTTGTATGCAAGGAGGATTCTATACTAGTCACCAAGTTATAAGAACAGACTTACAAAAACCTAtaccatttttaaataacattaatCTCATAGATACTTCTAATAATAAGGTTATCTATAAGAGAGTAGCTATTAAGGCTTGCAGTCAAGATGTGCAACATAGTTATAGTGTGGATAAATTAAGATATTTGCAGCAGCTACAAATGCAGATAAGAAATATAGAAGCTGACGTTCAGAACATTAGAGATAAAATTAATGTCCTAAATTCTACAGCCACCAGGGACAAGGATGTTCCTCATCATTCTACAACTTTAGCAAATGTTAGATACGCCCCACAATTATTAACTATGAATTCTTTGAATAAAATGTTACAG caaAAACCAACATATGTACAGAAGCAAGAAATGGCAAAAATTAGTAAAGAACTGGAAataggaaaattcaaaataaaactacttTCTCAAGAAAGAGACAAAAAAACTGTGATAATTAGAACACTAAAACAAAGATTCATGGATTTATTAGAGAACAATGAAGAGAGAA attctGATTTGATGGAAAATTACCACAAGCTGAGCAGAGGTTCTGAGAAActgaaagaatataaaaaaaacattctacATCATAGAGAGATTTATTCAACTATTTATTGCCAGCTTCAACAGAGACGAAGACAATTATTGAAAGaattactatttatatttccaATAGAGAAGAATTCTGAAGACAAGTACACCATCATGGGAATTACACTGCCGAATTCCGATTTATTAGCTG attcTACTGATAGTGGGCTCTCTGTTGCTCTAGGCTATATAGCTCACATTCTAATAATGTGTTCAACCTTTCTTCAAGTACCGATTAGGTATCCCATAACCCACTATGGTTCCAGATCATACATAACTGATAACGTTTCACCTTCACTTTCAGATAAAGAAAGACA ttttccttTATATACGAGgggtaaagaaaaaattcatttcactTATGCTGTTTACCTGCTCAATAAGAATATCGCTCAGTTCCGTTGGTTATTTTATATGAACACAGTAGAACTCAAAGCGACTCTCTATAATCTCTTAACGTTCCTACAGAACcctagagaaataaaaatagatgcttcttcttcttctttgaaGCAATACGAGATACGACCAGTAAAGAAGTTAGACATTGATCAAGTGGTTAGTCTACGTAGTTTTAATTCTATCTCGAACGTATCCGATCCGCTTTTAGATTGTATAAGATTggaaaatcgattaaaaacgTCCCAAAGTCCTAGTAGGATAGAAAAGAAATCTGGTGGGAAAAAATGCGGAGAATGCGGTAAAGGTCTGAGTGAAATCCTTGCTGTACCAGAAGCTTATTTAAACAAGCAGATCAGCTCGGAATCTTTcagaaattttatgatgaaAGGAAGAGGATTGGAACCAAATACAGTTTGTTGTG atagTAGTGGAGCAATAAAGATAACCAGTGGTAAAGAAATTCCTGTAGATTCTTCAAAACAAGTTTCGATAGAACAAGGTCAAGATCCTTTGGCATCTACTTCTTTACCTATATTCGGAGCTACCGATAGTAATTTGAGAAATGAATTGAATAGTTGCAAAAGTTATACTAATAACAGAATCAGTCGATCTGTCGGTTCCTATTCGGATGACGACGCcggtttagttttgaaaacaaattttgaagtCGGTTCAGAACCGGTACTAAACATTAATTCCaaagaaaatcaagaaaaagcAGAAAATAGGAAAGATCGAAAAGAAATTTGGTTAGAAAGTTATTCTGGCTTTGAAGAAACGTTATCAAGAACTGCGAGTTATGAGAAAAGTCCTTTGACGACTAGAACGAACGCTTTGCGTACAAGTACTACATTCAATTTGGTCAAACCAAAATaa